A single genomic interval of Aedes aegypti strain LVP_AGWG chromosome 1, AaegL5.0 Primary Assembly, whole genome shotgun sequence harbors:
- the LOC5580173 gene encoding myosin regulatory light chain 2 has translation MSEKPKKTKKKASSKEETPADTPAPAETPAAPTPSDSGSQRGSTRGSSSRKAKKAPSSVFVLFSQKQIAEFKEAFQLMDNDKDGVIGKNDLRSTFDALGKLVSDKELDEMLGEAQGPLNFTQLLTLFANRMSGGGQDDDDVVINAFKAFDMNGKIDGEKFRYALTHWGSDKFSEDEVDDAFDQMIIDDKGFIDTAALIGMLTGTEEGEEE, from the exons ATG TCTGAGAAGCCAAAGAAGACCAAGAAGAAGGCCTCCTCCAAGGAAGAGACTCCCGCCGATACCCCTGCGCCAGCTGAGACTCCAGCGGCACCAACCCCCTCGGACTCTGGTTCGCAGCGAGGATCCACCCGCGGCTCTTCCTCCCGCAAGGCTAAGAAGGCCCCATCCTCTGTCTTCGTCCTCTTCTCCCAGAAGCAGATCGCCGAATTCAAGGAG GCCTTCCAGCTAATGGACAACGACAAGGATGGTGTGATCGGCAAGAACGATCTCCGCTCGACCTTCGATGCTTTGGGTAAACTGGTATCCGATAAGGAATTGGACGAAATGCTTGGCGAAGCACAGGGCCCACTCAACTTCACCCAGCTGCTGACGCTGTTCGCCAACCGCATGTCCGGCGGAGGACAAGATGACGATGATGTCGTCATCAACGCCTTCAAGGCCTTCGACATGAACGGCAAGATCGATGGCGAGAAGTTCCGCTACGCACTGACCCACTGGGGCTCCGATAAGTTCTCCGAGGATGAGGTTGACGATGCCTTCGACCAGATGATCATTGACGATAAGGGCTTCATCGACACTGCTGCCCTGATCGGAATGCTCACCGGCACCGAAGAGGGAGAGGAAGAATAA